The following proteins come from a genomic window of Nothobranchius furzeri strain GRZ-AD chromosome 1, NfurGRZ-RIMD1, whole genome shotgun sequence:
- the LOC107387574 gene encoding bestrophin-3 isoform X1 encodes MTVTYSSKVANATFLSFHRLLLRWRGSIYKLLYREFILFTLMYTALSVVYRFLLAEEQKRLFEKLSLYCDRYAEQIPVTFVLGFYVTLVVNRWWNQFVNLPWTDRLMLLISSCVHGKDEYGRLLRRTLVRYVNLASLLIFRSVSTAVCKRFPTIDHVVEAGFMTPEERKVFEDIRSPHLKYWIPVVWFSNLASKARQEGRIQDSIDLQSILNEMNVFRTWCATLFGYDWVGIPLVYTQVVTLAVYTFFFACLIGRQFLDPAQGHPGHDLDLYIPIFTLLQFFFYCGWLKVAEQLINPFGEDDDDFEANWIIDRNLQVSLLAVDEMHMTLPHMTKDMYWNDSDARPPYTLAAADYCIPSFLGSTTDMGLSDILQFDEDDVSDSRPHRKDSVLAQRQESVLGRVQRLFSVQEPPDLKHPRPLFKRHSSDATSSFFPDFRTNQVPVNMAPPSSLVVPPPSMDTLSTLREVSSNPPSPESSSSVVFPQLVVSPPLLSDVGHNWNSCGNHQNGISPSPSEEAPSWESPSVPTAGSGCCSPTQLGPKEFRWTALSVRNRPQTRPRGRQFSLQFSRQTSKASVRSLPSPNALGRRRKALGRHQSRRSPSPTPNTLQLPEADYDHDFQGTAESEDDEKEERNQDEETR; translated from the exons ATGACCGTCACCTACTCCAGTAAAGTCGCCAACGCCACCTTCCTCAGTTTCCACCGGCTGCTGCTCCGCTGGAGGGGGAGCATCTACAAGCTGCTGTACCGGGAATTCATCCTGTTTACTCTGATGTACACGGCCCTTAGTGTGGTCTACAG GTTCCTCCTCGCTGAAGAGCAGAAGAGATTGTTCGAGAAGCTTTCGCTGTACTGCGACAGATACGCCGAGCAGATCCCCGTCACCTTCGTGCTGG GATTTTATGTGACTTTAGTGGTGAATCGTTGGTGGAATCAGTTCGTTAACCTCCCCTGGACCGACAGACTCATGCTCCTCATCTCCAG CTGTGTTCACGGCAAAGACGAATATGGCCGCCTCCTGCGAAGGACGCTAGTGCGCTACGTGAACCTGGCGTCGCTCCTGATCTTTCGCTCCGTTAGCACGGCTGTCTGCAAACGCTTCCCGACCATCGACCACGTGGTTGAAGCAG GTTTCATGACTCCTGAGGAGAGGAAGGTGTTTGAGGACATACGTTCTCCTCATCTGAAGTACTGGATACCGGTTGTCTGGTTCTCCAACCTGGCAAGTAAAGCTCGGCAGGAAGGACGCATCCAGGACAGCATCGACCTGCAGAGCATCCTCAAT GAGATGAATGTGTTCAGGACGTGGTGTGCGACTCTTTTTGGCTACGACTGGGTGGGCATCCCGCTGGTTTACACTCAG GTCGTCACTCTGGCCGTCTACACATTCTTCTTCGCTTGTCTGATTGGTCGCCAGTTTCTGGACCCTGCCCAAGGTCACCCGGGTCACGACCTCGACCTTTACATCCCCATCTTCACTCTGTTGCAGTTTTTCTTCTACTGCGGCTGGCTCAAG GTAGCAGAGCAGCTGATCAACCCGTTTGGAGAAGACGACGATGACTTTGAGGCCAACTGGATCATCGACAGGAACCTTCAG GTGTCTCTGCTAGCGGTGGATGAGATGCACATGACCCTGCCTCACATGACCAAGGACATGTACTGGAACGACAGCGACGCGCGCCCGCCGTACACGCTCGCTGCTGCGGACTACTGCATCCCCTCCTTCCTCGGCTCTACCACCGACATGGG actttctgacatcctgCAGTTTGATGAAGACGATGTTTCCGACAGCCGTCCACACAGGAAGGACTCCGTTTTGGCTCAACGCCAGGAGTCG GTTTTGGGTCGAGTCCAGCGGTTGTTCAGCGTTCAGGAGCCTCCAGATCTCAAACACCCTCGTCCTCTTTTCAAGCGACACAGCAGCGACGCCACCAGCAGCTTCTTCCCAGACTTCAG GACCAATCAGGTTCCAGTAAACATGGCTCCACCCTCTTCCCTGGTTGTCCCGCCTCCATCCATGGACACCCTGTCCACCTTACGGGAGGTCAGCAGTAACCCACCGTCTCCTGAGAGCTCGTCCTCTGTTGTTTTCCCCCAACTGGTCGTCAGCCCGCCACTGCTTAGTGACGTCGGCCACAATTGGAATTCCTGTGGGAACCATCAGAACGGAAtaagcccctccccctcagaagaGGCTCCGAGCTGGGAAAGCCCAAG TGTTCCCACAGCTGGATCCGGCTGCTGTTCCCCGACCCAGCTGGGACCCAAAGAGTTTCGCTGGACAGCGCTCAGCGTCAGGAATCGTCCACAAACCCGACCAAGAGGACGTCAGTTTTCACTTCAGTTTTCCAGACAGACTTCCAAGGCCTCAGTCCGCAGCCTGCCGAGTCCCAACGCCCTGGGGCGACGGAGAAAAGCTCTGGGTCGACACCAGTCCCGGCGGTCACCTAGCCCGACCCCCAACACGCTGCAGCTCCCAGAAGCGGACTACGATCACGACTTCCAAGGAACGGCTGAAAGTGAAGACGATGAGAAGGAAGAACGTAACCAGGATGAAGAAACAAGATGA
- the LOC107387574 gene encoding bestrophin-3 isoform X2, translating to MMKSPGKTSKHQRFPLNPTTPGFYVTLVVNRWWNQFVNLPWTDRLMLLISSCVHGKDEYGRLLRRTLVRYVNLASLLIFRSVSTAVCKRFPTIDHVVEAGFMTPEERKVFEDIRSPHLKYWIPVVWFSNLASKARQEGRIQDSIDLQSILNEMNVFRTWCATLFGYDWVGIPLVYTQVVTLAVYTFFFACLIGRQFLDPAQGHPGHDLDLYIPIFTLLQFFFYCGWLKVAEQLINPFGEDDDDFEANWIIDRNLQVSLLAVDEMHMTLPHMTKDMYWNDSDARPPYTLAAADYCIPSFLGSTTDMGLSDILQFDEDDVSDSRPHRKDSVLAQRQESVLGRVQRLFSVQEPPDLKHPRPLFKRHSSDATSSFFPDFRTNQVPVNMAPPSSLVVPPPSMDTLSTLREVSSNPPSPESSSSVVFPQLVVSPPLLSDVGHNWNSCGNHQNGISPSPSEEAPSWESPSVPTAGSGCCSPTQLGPKEFRWTALSVRNRPQTRPRGRQFSLQFSRQTSKASVRSLPSPNALGRRRKALGRHQSRRSPSPTPNTLQLPEADYDHDFQGTAESEDDEKEERNQDEETR from the exons ATGATGAAATCACCAGGAAAAACATCCAAACACCAACGTTTTCCTTTAAATCCAACAACACCTG GATTTTATGTGACTTTAGTGGTGAATCGTTGGTGGAATCAGTTCGTTAACCTCCCCTGGACCGACAGACTCATGCTCCTCATCTCCAG CTGTGTTCACGGCAAAGACGAATATGGCCGCCTCCTGCGAAGGACGCTAGTGCGCTACGTGAACCTGGCGTCGCTCCTGATCTTTCGCTCCGTTAGCACGGCTGTCTGCAAACGCTTCCCGACCATCGACCACGTGGTTGAAGCAG GTTTCATGACTCCTGAGGAGAGGAAGGTGTTTGAGGACATACGTTCTCCTCATCTGAAGTACTGGATACCGGTTGTCTGGTTCTCCAACCTGGCAAGTAAAGCTCGGCAGGAAGGACGCATCCAGGACAGCATCGACCTGCAGAGCATCCTCAAT GAGATGAATGTGTTCAGGACGTGGTGTGCGACTCTTTTTGGCTACGACTGGGTGGGCATCCCGCTGGTTTACACTCAG GTCGTCACTCTGGCCGTCTACACATTCTTCTTCGCTTGTCTGATTGGTCGCCAGTTTCTGGACCCTGCCCAAGGTCACCCGGGTCACGACCTCGACCTTTACATCCCCATCTTCACTCTGTTGCAGTTTTTCTTCTACTGCGGCTGGCTCAAG GTAGCAGAGCAGCTGATCAACCCGTTTGGAGAAGACGACGATGACTTTGAGGCCAACTGGATCATCGACAGGAACCTTCAG GTGTCTCTGCTAGCGGTGGATGAGATGCACATGACCCTGCCTCACATGACCAAGGACATGTACTGGAACGACAGCGACGCGCGCCCGCCGTACACGCTCGCTGCTGCGGACTACTGCATCCCCTCCTTCCTCGGCTCTACCACCGACATGGG actttctgacatcctgCAGTTTGATGAAGACGATGTTTCCGACAGCCGTCCACACAGGAAGGACTCCGTTTTGGCTCAACGCCAGGAGTCG GTTTTGGGTCGAGTCCAGCGGTTGTTCAGCGTTCAGGAGCCTCCAGATCTCAAACACCCTCGTCCTCTTTTCAAGCGACACAGCAGCGACGCCACCAGCAGCTTCTTCCCAGACTTCAG GACCAATCAGGTTCCAGTAAACATGGCTCCACCCTCTTCCCTGGTTGTCCCGCCTCCATCCATGGACACCCTGTCCACCTTACGGGAGGTCAGCAGTAACCCACCGTCTCCTGAGAGCTCGTCCTCTGTTGTTTTCCCCCAACTGGTCGTCAGCCCGCCACTGCTTAGTGACGTCGGCCACAATTGGAATTCCTGTGGGAACCATCAGAACGGAAtaagcccctccccctcagaagaGGCTCCGAGCTGGGAAAGCCCAAG TGTTCCCACAGCTGGATCCGGCTGCTGTTCCCCGACCCAGCTGGGACCCAAAGAGTTTCGCTGGACAGCGCTCAGCGTCAGGAATCGTCCACAAACCCGACCAAGAGGACGTCAGTTTTCACTTCAGTTTTCCAGACAGACTTCCAAGGCCTCAGTCCGCAGCCTGCCGAGTCCCAACGCCCTGGGGCGACGGAGAAAAGCTCTGGGTCGACACCAGTCCCGGCGGTCACCTAGCCCGACCCCCAACACGCTGCAGCTCCCAGAAGCGGACTACGATCACGACTTCCAAGGAACGGCTGAAAGTGAAGACGATGAGAAGGAAGAACGTAACCAGGATGAAGAAACAAGATGA
- the LOC107387574 gene encoding bestrophin-3 isoform X3, protein MTVTYSSKVANATFLSFHRLLLRWRGSIYKLLYREFILFTLMYTALSVVYRFLLAEEQKRLFEKLSLYCDRYAEQIPVTFVLGFMTPEERKVFEDIRSPHLKYWIPVVWFSNLASKARQEGRIQDSIDLQSILNEMNVFRTWCATLFGYDWVGIPLVYTQVVTLAVYTFFFACLIGRQFLDPAQGHPGHDLDLYIPIFTLLQFFFYCGWLKVAEQLINPFGEDDDDFEANWIIDRNLQVSLLAVDEMHMTLPHMTKDMYWNDSDARPPYTLAAADYCIPSFLGSTTDMGLSDILQFDEDDVSDSRPHRKDSVLAQRQESVLGRVQRLFSVQEPPDLKHPRPLFKRHSSDATSSFFPDFRTNQVPVNMAPPSSLVVPPPSMDTLSTLREVSSNPPSPESSSSVVFPQLVVSPPLLSDVGHNWNSCGNHQNGISPSPSEEAPSWESPSVPTAGSGCCSPTQLGPKEFRWTALSVRNRPQTRPRGRQFSLQFSRQTSKASVRSLPSPNALGRRRKALGRHQSRRSPSPTPNTLQLPEADYDHDFQGTAESEDDEKEERNQDEETR, encoded by the exons ATGACCGTCACCTACTCCAGTAAAGTCGCCAACGCCACCTTCCTCAGTTTCCACCGGCTGCTGCTCCGCTGGAGGGGGAGCATCTACAAGCTGCTGTACCGGGAATTCATCCTGTTTACTCTGATGTACACGGCCCTTAGTGTGGTCTACAG GTTCCTCCTCGCTGAAGAGCAGAAGAGATTGTTCGAGAAGCTTTCGCTGTACTGCGACAGATACGCCGAGCAGATCCCCGTCACCTTCGTGCTGG GTTTCATGACTCCTGAGGAGAGGAAGGTGTTTGAGGACATACGTTCTCCTCATCTGAAGTACTGGATACCGGTTGTCTGGTTCTCCAACCTGGCAAGTAAAGCTCGGCAGGAAGGACGCATCCAGGACAGCATCGACCTGCAGAGCATCCTCAAT GAGATGAATGTGTTCAGGACGTGGTGTGCGACTCTTTTTGGCTACGACTGGGTGGGCATCCCGCTGGTTTACACTCAG GTCGTCACTCTGGCCGTCTACACATTCTTCTTCGCTTGTCTGATTGGTCGCCAGTTTCTGGACCCTGCCCAAGGTCACCCGGGTCACGACCTCGACCTTTACATCCCCATCTTCACTCTGTTGCAGTTTTTCTTCTACTGCGGCTGGCTCAAG GTAGCAGAGCAGCTGATCAACCCGTTTGGAGAAGACGACGATGACTTTGAGGCCAACTGGATCATCGACAGGAACCTTCAG GTGTCTCTGCTAGCGGTGGATGAGATGCACATGACCCTGCCTCACATGACCAAGGACATGTACTGGAACGACAGCGACGCGCGCCCGCCGTACACGCTCGCTGCTGCGGACTACTGCATCCCCTCCTTCCTCGGCTCTACCACCGACATGGG actttctgacatcctgCAGTTTGATGAAGACGATGTTTCCGACAGCCGTCCACACAGGAAGGACTCCGTTTTGGCTCAACGCCAGGAGTCG GTTTTGGGTCGAGTCCAGCGGTTGTTCAGCGTTCAGGAGCCTCCAGATCTCAAACACCCTCGTCCTCTTTTCAAGCGACACAGCAGCGACGCCACCAGCAGCTTCTTCCCAGACTTCAG GACCAATCAGGTTCCAGTAAACATGGCTCCACCCTCTTCCCTGGTTGTCCCGCCTCCATCCATGGACACCCTGTCCACCTTACGGGAGGTCAGCAGTAACCCACCGTCTCCTGAGAGCTCGTCCTCTGTTGTTTTCCCCCAACTGGTCGTCAGCCCGCCACTGCTTAGTGACGTCGGCCACAATTGGAATTCCTGTGGGAACCATCAGAACGGAAtaagcccctccccctcagaagaGGCTCCGAGCTGGGAAAGCCCAAG TGTTCCCACAGCTGGATCCGGCTGCTGTTCCCCGACCCAGCTGGGACCCAAAGAGTTTCGCTGGACAGCGCTCAGCGTCAGGAATCGTCCACAAACCCGACCAAGAGGACGTCAGTTTTCACTTCAGTTTTCCAGACAGACTTCCAAGGCCTCAGTCCGCAGCCTGCCGAGTCCCAACGCCCTGGGGCGACGGAGAAAAGCTCTGGGTCGACACCAGTCCCGGCGGTCACCTAGCCCGACCCCCAACACGCTGCAGCTCCCAGAAGCGGACTACGATCACGACTTCCAAGGAACGGCTGAAAGTGAAGACGATGAGAAGGAAGAACGTAACCAGGATGAAGAAACAAGATGA